Proteins found in one Pontibacter sp. SGAir0037 genomic segment:
- a CDS encoding M48 family metallopeptidase encodes MYKKIVAFSLAVVMMVSCTTVPITGRRQFNLVSDAEMQQQSYAAYQQVISESKLSRDAQATAMVKRVGQRVQKAVEQYMAQNNLSNELKGYQWEFNLIEDDQINAWAMAGGKTAVYTGILPIAQNETGLAVVMGHEIAHAIAKHSNERASQQLAQQFGGATLSALAGSQPGTTQNLMMAVYGVGSQLGLLKYGRNQESEADHLGLIFMAMAGYNPQAAVPFWQRMEQQAGGAGTPEFLSTHPSSGTRQKDLQQWMPEALKYYKGN; translated from the coding sequence ATGTATAAAAAGATTGTAGCTTTTTCGTTAGCTGTTGTCATGATGGTTTCATGTACAACGGTGCCTATCACAGGTCGCAGACAATTCAACTTAGTTTCTGATGCTGAAATGCAACAACAGAGTTATGCCGCATATCAGCAGGTAATCAGCGAAAGCAAGTTATCCCGCGATGCACAGGCGACGGCCATGGTAAAACGTGTGGGACAACGCGTGCAGAAAGCAGTAGAGCAGTATATGGCCCAGAATAATCTTTCCAATGAGTTAAAGGGCTATCAGTGGGAGTTTAACCTGATAGAAGATGATCAGATCAATGCCTGGGCAATGGCAGGTGGTAAAACAGCAGTTTATACAGGTATTTTGCCGATTGCACAAAACGAAACCGGTCTTGCTGTCGTAATGGGGCATGAGATTGCGCATGCTATTGCCAAGCACAGTAACGAGCGGGCGAGCCAGCAGTTGGCTCAGCAGTTTGGAGGTGCAACACTTTCTGCCCTTGCGGGTAGCCAGCCAGGGACTACTCAAAACCTGATGATGGCTGTCTATGGCGTTGGCTCACAGTTAGGCCTGTTAAAGTATGGCCGTAACCAGGAGTCGGAGGCCGATCATTTGGGGCTTATTTTTATGGCAATGGCAGGGTACAACCCGCAGGCAGCAGTGCCTTTCTGGCAGCGTATGGAGCAACAGGCCGGTGGTGCGGGAACCCCGGAGTTCCTGTCAACGCACCCTAGCTCAGGTACCCGCCAAAAGGATCTGCAGCAATGGATGCCGGAGGCGTTAAAGTACTATAAAGGAAATTAA